Within the Medicago truncatula cultivar Jemalong A17 chromosome 4, MtrunA17r5.0-ANR, whole genome shotgun sequence genome, the region ttaggaacaatattttattttactttagataaacaaataattcaaaagtgtggagggaaaattaggttaaaattatgtTATGTATAACGAGACGGATTAGcatttataagtaaaagttagaaacataattttattttactttagataaacattaaatgcaaaagtgtggagggaaaaattaggttaagtatagcaagacggattaacatttataagtaagagttaggaacatatttttgttttactttagataaacattaaatgcaaaagtatGGAgtgaaaaattaggttaagtatagcgagacaggttaacatttataagtaaaagattaagttaagtatagcgttttaaaaaaatagcatataattaggaacataattttattttactttagataaacaatAAATGCAAAGGTGTGGAgtgaaaaattaggttaaaaataggttaagtatagtgagacaggttaacatttataagtatgcgattaagttaagtatagcgagacttGTTAACGGTCATtccattccaaaaaaataaaatataattaagaacataattttattttactttacataAACATCTTcctatcttcttatatattaaagttaacatgtaagccctaattttaacctaaactctattgcataattttactgttttaaccctaatgctcacacctaatctcctattttcatgaaaaaCCCTAATGCTATCAtgtaatcttcttatatattaaagttaacacctAAGCTCTAaatttaacctaaaccctattgcataattttactgttttaaccctaatgctcacacctaatatcctattttcatttcatgaacatccctaatgctcacacctaatcttcttatcttcttatatattaaagttaacacctAAGCTCTAaatttaacctaaaccctattgcataatcttcttatatattaaagttaacatgtaagccctaattttaacctaaaccctattgcataattttactgttttaactcTAATACTCACACCTAATATCCTATTTtcatttcatgaacaaccccAATGCTCACAcataatcttcttatcttcttatatattaaagttaacacctAAGCTCTAaatttaacctaaaccctattgcataattttactgttttaaccctaatgctcacacctaatatcctattttcatttcatgaacaaccctaatgctcacacctaatcttcttatcttcttatatatattaaagttaacacctAAGCTCTAAATTTAACattattgcataattttactgttttaaccctaatgctcacacctaatctcctactTTCATGAAAAACCCTAATGCTCTCAcgtaatcttcttatatattaaagttaacacctAAGCTCTAaatttaacctaaaccctattgcataattttactgttttaaccctaatgttcacacctaatatcctattttcatgaacaaccctaatgctctcacgtaatcttcttatatattaaagttaacacctAAGCTCTAaatttaacctaaaccctattgcataattttactgttttaaccctaatgctcacacctaatatcctattttcatgaacaaccctaatgctcacacctaatcttcttatatattaaagttaacatgtaagccctaatttaaacctaaatcctattgcataattttactgttttaaccctaatgctcacacctaatctcatattttcatgaacaaccctaatgctctcacctaatcttcttatatattaaagttaacccctaagccctaattttaacctaaaccctattgcataattttattgttttaaccctaatgctcacacctaatcttataggggaggggagtgtaaatttttcttttcaagggatgggagtgtatattttaacataaaaggggaggagagtgtaacTCAAACATCTTTGAAagaaggggagtgtaatttactatatactaaaacatcaaatattttgaaatatagtAAAGTCCCAAAAcatcaaaaggaaaaaattatcgtctcatcactattataaacaaatatttattttaagaacttattcattaatttttaattttttctttgttttgttttggtagacagacgaaatgacaaagtcattataaactcacacacacaagtggaggtaccggggttcgaacgtCGGTCATGACATCCGATCTaataatttcggcattttgccactTGAGTTAGTACttctagattttaaaaaaaaatttagtcaataaaaaaaagggttaatggtgctttaccccctgtaatataggtcattttttatttttcccccagtaaaatattttttttgatttaccctgtaaaatatatttttttggaatacccccctaataggtcataaaaaaacgaaaaattctgaattatagggggtaaataaaaaataataattttacagacaggaaaacaaaaaatgacctatattacaggggtaaaacaccattaaccttaaaaaaaaaaaatagagaaatgtgTAAGTTTGTGACAACACGAGAACATAGTGTGTCCTTTCTCATTGAAGAGTTAAGCGACATTCATATTCGTTCATTTCACtactaacaacaacaataaaaacagAACTGTATTAAAAAGCTAGGGTTCCTCTCTCTCTCAGCGATCAACGAAAGAATCTCAAATCGATGGCGATGGCTGCTGCACTCCGACGCGAAGGGAAGCGTTTGGCTCCTCTCATGTCTTCCCAACCACCAATCAACACCACTCTCCgatcttctctcatctctcccTTGTTCGTTCTCTCTCACCCTCTCTAATCACACAATTTTCTCTTTAATCCTTTTCAATTAACctcttcatttcatttctatTACAGAGATCAATCTTCTATTGGAGGAGCGCGTTCTATTTCAACTCAAATTGGTACtttcattttattatcatttccctaattattattcttttcattttttttttattcttttgttagATTTATGATGAATTAGGTtagaaatgattaaattttgattgTGTTATGGATCTGTGTAATTGTTTGTGCAGTGAGAAATCGGATGAAGAGTGTGAAGAATATTCAGAAAATTACTAAGGCTATGAAGATGGTTGCTGCGTCTAAGCTACGTGCTGTTCAAACTAGGGCTGAAAATTCACGTGGTTTGTGGCAGCCATTTACGGCCCTTCTCGGCGATGCTACAAGTGcgttatttcatattttattctctctttttttttgttacaatttgttttaattttagcaTTTTTCTGAATTGTATGATTGTGTAATAATTGGAGACTGAAAACAATAACTGAATGGACCCTTCACCAATGAAGCACTGACATGAACACGTTGACACTagtaaaaatttgttaaaaaatgaattaattgattgTAATCACACATGTCGGTATCGAACACCGATGAATGTTGTGTCCAACAACACTGAACACACATTTCACCATAAGTGTGGGTGCTACATAGCACTTCACCCTTTGGTTTTTGACGAATAGGAATTGTCCACATTGTGTGTGCTAATTGTATGTGAATGTGAGTTTTCTGTTTCCTGTCATTGCTCATTGTGGTTCTGTTTATATTCTTTTAGGCGTTGATGTCAAGAAGAATGTTGTAATTACCGTTTCTTCAGACAAAGGTCTTTGTGGTGGAATCAACTCAACGTCTGTCAAGATAAGCAGGGCCTTGAGCAAGTTGAATTCTGGTAAGTTTTGCTCTTTGTTGTGTGTGTATTGTGATGGCTGCAATAAGTGTTTTGGATGTCCACATCCACATTTGCATCAGTTGTATTTGCCCACAATTGTCAGCAATTTCAAGGATCATAATGTAACTTTATCCCCGACAAAATTTAGAACCTTTGCAATGTGAAATACTGTTTTCATTTGGCTAAATTGTTTATAAGATAACGAAACTGATGCTAAATTTGTAACGTTGAAATATTAAGATAAAATCTGGTAATGGTAACGGTTCCAAACCTATTTGCTACTATAGGACCTGATAAAGAGACAAAGTATGTCATATTGGGAGAGAAGGCTAAGGCTCAGTTGATTCGTGACTCAAAGAAAGACATTGCACTCAGCTTAACTGAGATACAAAAGAATCCTCTGAATTATACTCAGGTTAGTATGTTGTGTCTTGAACCTTATGTTTTACATATATCTAGAAAACAAGTTTAATcctaaattaaattgttttaagCAATATTGAAAAATATGGACATTGCTCTTAATGGTTTTTTAGCAAAATTGTTTTCTGAAACCTTGTGTTTTACATATATCTAGAAAACGAAGTTTACAAGTGGTCCTGAATTAGTTTGTTTTAAGGAATATTGAAAATATGAACGTTGCTCTAACTGGTTTACAGCAATATTGTTTTCTGACTGAATATAATGTGGTGGTTGCTTAATGCTGGCAAGGGAACCCAACCCAGTGACATTAAAGcctttttgttgttgaatattgAAACTTAGCATTTCTGGTTCAGCTTTTGTAAGGAAAATAACTTTGTTTTCAAAAGCTCTCCTAAAAGCTGCCAAAGAAAGCATTTTCCCCCAAAATAAGCTATTTAAACATTCAATGTGGGTTTTTTGACTATTGCAAATCAATAATCGTCTCTGCCACATATACATTTTACATCTTTATTTTACAGTCTTGCACCGTGTATATCCccattgtttaattttaattgttgtatTTTCAGGTTTCTGTCTTGGCTGATGACATTCTAAAAAACGTGGAGTATGATGCACTGAGGATTGTTTTCAACAGATTTCAATCCGTTGTACAATTTCTACCAACGGTGTCAACTATACTATCCCCTGAGGTACTTTCAtctattaaacaatttttaatattgcCTATTGTAATGAAATTTTGTTCAGGTCCCCTGACATGAAATATTGTCAAGTTTCACGTTTGATGTTGCTTTATATGAAGAAAGCCATGAAAACTTATTTCGCAATATCAGGCTTTGATATTGTGCTTTTTGCCTGTTTCAATGATGTGATGTAATGCAATTTTCACGTAGATTGTTGAAAGAGAGGCTGAAGCTGGAGGAAGTCTCGGTGAACTGGATTCGTATGAGATTGAAGGGGGTGacacaaaatcagaaattcTTCAGAATCTGACCGAGTTCCAGTTCTCTTGTGTGAGTACAATCTTCAATACTTCCTGACAAACTTTGTTGTGCACTGCTTGTTTTTACCCATTGCATCAATTTGAATTAATCTAATTGCCGTACGTAGGACTTcagaatcaaattcaaaatatgTCAGTGCaaggaaaattgattttgaattttttgcaTTTATAACATTCCGATAGAACAGAGACTACGAAACCtagaataaaaaatgttatctGGGACAGGGGTGAAATCCATATCAGGGATCAAATTAAGAGAACATATTTGATAAAGTTTATGAACAATAGAGCAATTCTCCTTACAGAAGCACATAATCAACTATGAACACAGATAACTAAGCTGCTCTCTACACAAATACTTCATACCAAATTTTCTCACTTTCCCCTAACCTAGCCCCTACCTGGCTATATAGAAATAATTCCATATCTATACCTCCACACAACTTTCCGCTTCCTATTGACTTTGTAACAAGTTTATTTTGGCCTTGCATTAAAATGATTATCATTTCATGGATGGCACAACTTCTGCCAAGAACATTCTAGAGCAGTTTTGATATCATTTTACTTTCCAAGGTTTGTGTGAGCAAATGAACTTTCTCTCAGAGCATTCAAGGACATGTTCCCTAGTGGTTTTGAAAATGTGTAGTTAGAAATTGCagatacatgatttgttgtgaCCTTTTGGTTACTAGGAAGAGGTCAAAGTATAGGAAGGAGACCAGAGAGAAAGTATCATGAGAAGGGTGATCAGATActtgttgattgatttttcaGTTTTCACCGCATTCCATACAGTTCATATATACTCACATATAAGCTATAAAGTGGTGCATTGAAATTATATACTACAAGTACTCTGTGATACCTAATTGGGGATTGAATCAGTTTGTATAAAACAACATTCAGTAACTGGAACTTACAACTGTGTATTAGACGTTAACTAGTTAGAGAGAGGAAATTAGAGGGTGCATATAATATGAGTGAAGTGATAAGGGGTTTTGTTCTGTAATTTGGGAGCCAGATCCCAGGTCTCTCAAATGCCTCAATTGTCGTTCATATTTTCTCATCTCTGTTGATGTAACTCTGTTCAGCAGTTCACAATTGCTACATGTTTTCCTTTTTCGTTTCTTTTATACTTGCTTTTTAATACTTTTTGCTTAGAAACTTTATAAGGAAGATACTGACCATTTAATTATGTGAGGGCTTGATGATGGCAATAGTATTAGTATCACGCGgtaagagaagaaaagaaacacaTCACTGGTATTGATTATCAGTTAAACACCTCTTATACTGCAGTGTTGTGAGAATACTACTCCAACATCCACAAAGTAGTGACCTCTCAAGTTTATAATGGTAAAGCTTGACAAATAACAAACTACAAGCTCTACACCTCTGCTCCCTTACCAAAAGTCCCCCTCCTTCCTCAAGAGTCCAAGACTTACACCTCTGCCTCCTCCATTACATTCCCAACTCCGCAGGTTTATTTGGACATACCATAACATCAAAAGGCCCATCTTGTCTGCGCCCAACCTTGTTCCTGATTCTTTTGTGTTAACAAGAATATTGTACTACATCAACCTTGAATATTGTGCTTATTGATTTGTACTCTTTCTATttccttttgctgctttttgaTTTGAAATGTTGTACTTGAGTCAGTGTTTAAATTGAGAACTTTTGACGTTTGAAGGTGATGCCCCTCTTTCAAATTATACTTATTGTTCTATACTCTACTGTTGTATATAGGTCATGTTCAATGCGGTGTTGGAGAATGCCTGCAGTGAGCAAGGAGCAAGGATGTCTGCCATGGACAGCTCTAGCAGGAATGCTGGGGATATGCTTGATCGTCTGACCCTCACTTATAATAggtatctttttctttctcttgtagATGCATGTATTATACATTCAACATTGAGACGATTTTTTTGTTCTGGTCCATCCTGTATAATTGCATCAGTATCTCAGATTCTCTGCGAACCTATGATTTCACTGACTAGTCTCTTTGTTCATTTTGTGACAGAACTCGTCAAGCATCAATTACCACTGAATTGATTGAGATTATCTCTGGAGCATCAGCGCTGACGGGTTAATTGCAAGATAGCGCGATCTGTATTATATTTGACAATGACGATATTCAGATATATCGGTTGGTTTCTTTTGAAATTGTtggttcaacattttttttgtattcgcctttttataataataacccTTTCAAGGCGAAACCAGCCTTGGGGATTTCATGGTTGACCAGATATTTCTGGAATTGTTTTTTGATGTTGAGGTGGTGCGTGTCTTTCTAACTCAAATGACTtgtcatgatatttttatttccaaTAAATATTGGCCTTTGTTTCTCGAACTGTTATTTACTTGTGGCAAAAGAATAATTGAGTTGAATCACCCTTCCAAATAACACCTACAAAAAGATTATGAAGCGGTGAGCTACCCTTGTTGATTTATCTCAAATTGAATATACTGTATAGATAAATGTTTATCAGCACATTTTAACACTGTTTCAACAGATAGAAACCAAACCTATGAGTTCCACTGGTGTTTTGTTGTGGCAATTGAGATGTAGCTTTACTCTGGATTCGAGAAATGTTTGGCAGCACATTCCGACACACTATAGATATAGTATTCATACattcaaatattatatattaattccATACTACTTTTTCTAGTCTAGCCGCTGAgtaaataccatttttttttcaggcttaaatgtatttttgttctttctatTTGCAAAAGTTAAAAGTTTTAGCCCCTCTATTTCTAAATTGAGATTTTGTTCTCTCTTTcacaatttttagaattttccaCCTCTACTGAattgaatttacaaaatgagactaaaattttatattttacaaaatatgggagtcaaaattgtatttaattttttttttgtatgtattTCAGCCTTGAGTTTAATTCTCGCTGCAGAAATTTAAACATCACGGAAAATTTGGCGACTGGCATTTTTGcagtcttttttctttcttatatcCCGTTTAATGGCTATGATAGGATATAGAGAGTTGGATAGAGACAAACTATAATATATGGACATGATAACAAATAtgatatcattattttaataaaattaattgagaAAATTACTCttgtaattaattaaagaaagtatttaattaattaaaaataagtaaggaaggacaacattttaaaaacggcataatataaatagggaatgaatttctttaaaattaaaaaaaaaaaaaagaatgaatttgTAATGCTGTGAGgatagtttattttttcttgggtgtttggggttcaaacttcaaacattgcatatattatacattgtttttatcaattgaattaCGCTCACGAGAACTATGAGGATAATTTATAATCCAACATATAATGAggataaaaattataaagataaGTCAGAATATGATAGGAAAACGGTTTATTTTATCCTATCTCTTTGGAGCGTCAAACACGAGAtccctctaattttttttttggtcaagtagtctagtggctagaactctCACAATTTAACCGTGGAGAAGTGAGatatccggggttcgaactccaacccctgcatataatatgcaatatccctatcaactgagttaaacgcACGGGGATTATAGTGTCCCTCTATACCGATCAGCAAACGGTCTctataaattcatattttccggtctctatctatatatatcCATGTATAAAGTTGCAttgcccaaaaaaaaaaatatatataaagttgcATCTtccatttaataatattaatatttgctgtaaaaaaaaaaaaacattgaattgaGTTAGTTTGTATCTCGTCTTGTCTATAACCAACAGTGGAATTGGGTTGGACAACTAGTTAAGAGAATTTCTCATCGCCCTCGAGCTTTCTGCGCTTCTTACGATTTTCAAGTGTTTCTTACGATTTTCCTATTTTATCTCTGTTTGGATTCTATACAAATATATGTACATTGCTCCTTCATTTcctatttttgaattttaacctaaaatctttcaaaaataaaccCTTCAAATCCAAATTTCCCCTAATTCTGTCAATTTTCAACTAACTTAGAGTACGTTGTCTCAAATTCATAGCTCTCCTTACACGTCTCTGTTCcacatataaatacatatttgaCCACTTATGATGACGGTTAAAACATGTAGAAAATTGCTCTTAAGACAAATATGAATTGGTCACAGACACCTCAAACTAACGCAGATACCTCCAATGACAATTAACTGTTGTTCGCTCTCAAACGGTAGTTAATTGTCGTTCGCTGCCAAACGACAATTAATTATACTAACAAACACAAACTCAAAACCATTATTTTCAAAGTCAATCAGATACAAACCTAAACTTTTCCTCTCTACCCCAACAATTCATACTCtatcaaatttcttcaaactTAAGTAAGTATTCAAAATCTTTTAAGtatcttaattttatatgtCTGGGCTTTTTTTAATTGTTCACGTGTTGAGGATTTTTTATTGTGGAATTTATGAATGTTTGAGTAATTATTGATCAattacttgtttattttgacTGTGAATGTAGTTTAAACTACGTTTTAATGCAATGTGGTAGTTTaagaattgatttattttgtgctccaagtgtttgatgaagtctcttgaagaattttttatcgacttttttgttttggttgatgTGTAGATATGGTTGATGACGTTGGTAGGCTTAGGCGTTGTAGGACTAGGACAACCCAACACAGCTCGGTACGTAGAGTGAATGTTGTAGCAAATTGTCCTTTTAAACATGACCGACGTAGGCACGACGATGGGACATGCACCTCACAGACAAGCACCTCACATGTGGTTGACCCTACACCATGTATGCTTGAGCGGCAATACAAGGTTCAGGACGACCAACATTAGGctccatcaccaccaccaccgcaaCACCCATCATTACACCACCACGTACCGAGATACATATCATGGTTCAATCGGGTATCTCACCTTAAGGTACTGCCACCTGTCAAGGGAGACCCTACTAGGCCGACAAATTTGGAGGTATTGATTGACGATAAGTATGTCAGGGATACTCTTGATACATTGCAGCTCGACGGGAGTATTAGAGCCATTGTGATAGAAGGTCTGGAAAATGGTATGACATTTGAAGACATATGTGCTTGTCTTTTGCGGATTGTGGATGAAACATTGCCTGCAACTTAGTATCAAGCTCCCATAAGGAGGAGAAGCTTCATAtgatttttgttgcattttgttttttattttggtttcgtGTAGATGATGAATTGATAAATGTTGATATCTAATTACCAAAACGGCTAAACCAcctttgaatgaatgaatgactTTCCGATGATTTGTCTAATTttatgattgaatgaatgaatatccaaataaatgaatgaatgtatgaatgtaTATACCAAGGAATGAATATATTAATGTATGGAAGATGGGTTGAATGAACGTATGAATGAATATACGAATGAAGGAACGTTGATGgtgattttgatctttttttttttttggtagagaaTGATTTTGATCTTTATAATACGAAAAGAGaactaaaatattaaaacattggaaggttgacattttttttatctgctTATACGTTTTGGTCAGTTTTTTCTATTTGTTATTTAAGTAGCtatttttaattagtttgttTCTTATTTGTTATTCTTTGGTCAACTTGTTTACAAAACAATCTTCATTTGAGATTACTCTTTGGACATCCACATCCACATATGTTTAAAAGCTAACAAGTTAAAAGTaagatattttattatttattaaaaataaagatatgcTTACATGTATACCACCTGTATTGTTCTAATTGAAGTCTTCCGGGAATTAAACAAAACGTCAAATACTAGGATAATGTCTCGATCCTAAAAAAAGGAATTTCAACTATGCATTTGTTggctctctcaaaaaaataaaaaaaaactatgcatTTGTTGGAGGGTAAAGCTCAAATTATATTCTTTGTTTGCTATAGAAAAAAGTAAACTATATGCTTTGTTTTCTCCTTTTTATCGGTTAGATCAGGAGGTTaatgacacttttttttaattcagatTGTTTTCGTAAAATAAATTAGGGTCATGATAACTAgtgtttaattttcttttttaatttagattGTTTTCGTAAAATAAATTAGGGTCATGATAACTAGTGTCTAAAAATATTGGTTtagaaaactatttttttacacttttaaatGTTTGACTatataagtttcaaaatgtttttACTATATTTAGTTGCTagcattttaaaatataaaataaaagaagtttttttttcttttggtataaaatgtttgtttcacTTTACCACTAATGACATAAAATTATTTGTCAATAGCCACTGTGATATTACCTCAAGAAAGAAAACAGTCATCGTGATTCTCAGAATTACATCGATAAAAAGTACTCTACACTCTCCGgtcacaaatataagcaaaaattcatattttagattcattcaataaatgatgtatgttgtcTACAATaaagatcacatacatcatttattgaatgaatctaaaacataaatttttgcttatatttgtgacCGGGGAATGTATTAGATAatagaaagaaggaaaaaaaatattattcacaaCAAAATGTACTatagtaataattaataattcatacTATCTAAACACTATATTTGAGTAAAAAGTTACTagattttctataaaaaaaaaaaaaaaaaaagcatttttgctaaagaaatttaattttttttttacacaaaattaatttaaatgttaaacttaccttaaaaatacatattttgcGTGTGATCATAGAATGAATAAATTGTTtcaaatgaatgatatttttatttttattcttcgATTTTTAATAGGGCTTGATAATCTgaagaacaataaaaaaataaataaaatttgattaaactaacgaaaaaaaatcaatttattttgaatttagttTGGTGATGAAATTTGACATGCACCTATTTAGTACGAGCAAtcttgaattttgttttatatcCTTGTCTTGGAGTGTTCATAAACCGCAGAAGAAGCATCATGGAAGGTTCAAAGGTACTAAAATATAAACCACAAAAAGAGGAGAGAACATGTTCCCATGATCTGCCAGATAATAAAAAACCATAAACTTCACCGTCTTTTAATCTCTCATGCAAATCCAATTGGCATATGGAAGAGGATAGAGGAAACAATCGAGCGGCAATTTAGTCAAACAAATGCATATtctattcactttaaaaaattaatctattacccaaataaaaataatttaactacACGATTCTAAATTTCTaatacagtaaaaaaaaaagagaaaacacaATTCTAGAACCCAAAGTTAGGCTTTTGCAACTGAGGTTGCAATGTTAGGCTTTTACCTCTCAACTAACACCTAAAATGTGATCTTCAATATTAAGTGAAAaggataataaaaataataatttattttaaattgatccGAATActaagaacttttttttttttaacaaaaattaatgctCATTCAAGCAAACTGAAAAAGTAcataaaacacaaacacaaattcAACACCAATAGTAACGAAAA harbors:
- the LOC25494273 gene encoding ATP synthase subunit gamma, mitochondrial, giving the protein MAMAAALRREGKRLAPLMSSQPPINTTLRSSLISPLDQSSIGGARSISTQIVRNRMKSVKNIQKITKAMKMVAASKLRAVQTRAENSRGLWQPFTALLGDATSVDVKKNVVITVSSDKGLCGGINSTSVKISRALSKLNSGPDKETKYVILGEKAKAQLIRDSKKDIALSLTEIQKNPLNYTQVSVLADDILKNVEYDALRIVFNRFQSVVQFLPTVSTILSPEIVEREAEAGGSLGELDSYEIEGGDTKSEILQNLTEFQFSCVMFNAVLENACSEQGARMSAMDSSSRNAGDMLDRLTLTYNRTRQASITTELIEIISGASALTG